Proteins from a genomic interval of Streptomyces sp. NBC_00820:
- a CDS encoding NUDIX hydrolase has product MANGQWYPAEWPDRIRALADGSLTPVSPKRAATVLLLKDTPAGPVVHMLRRRASMAFAGGAYAYPGGGVDPRDDDRQVRWAGPTRAWWARRLGVDEAGAQAIVCAAVRETYEEAGVLLAGPGPDSVVGDTTGDDWEADRAALVARELSFAEFLDRRGLVLRSDLLGAWTRWITPEFEARRYDTWFFVAVLPEGQRTRNASTEADRTVWIRPEEAAAGYDKGELLMMPPTISTLRRLLPYATAAEALAAAPAGDMTPVLASARLEDGEIVLSWPGHDEFTKHIPASGTAAAPAARTTAGGPA; this is encoded by the coding sequence ATGGCGAACGGTCAGTGGTACCCCGCGGAATGGCCGGACCGCATCCGTGCCCTCGCGGACGGTTCTCTCACCCCGGTGTCCCCCAAGCGCGCGGCCACCGTGCTGCTCCTGAAGGACACTCCGGCCGGTCCGGTCGTCCACATGCTGCGCAGACGCGCCTCCATGGCCTTCGCCGGAGGCGCGTACGCGTATCCCGGCGGCGGGGTCGACCCGCGCGACGACGACCGCCAGGTCCGCTGGGCGGGCCCCACGCGCGCGTGGTGGGCGCGGCGGCTCGGCGTCGACGAGGCGGGCGCCCAGGCGATCGTCTGCGCGGCCGTCCGGGAGACGTACGAGGAGGCGGGCGTCCTGCTCGCGGGCCCCGGCCCCGACTCGGTCGTCGGCGACACCACCGGGGACGACTGGGAGGCGGACCGCGCCGCCCTGGTCGCGCGTGAACTGTCCTTCGCCGAGTTCCTGGACCGCCGCGGCCTGGTCCTGCGCTCCGACCTGCTCGGTGCGTGGACGCGCTGGATCACGCCCGAGTTCGAGGCCCGCCGCTACGACACCTGGTTCTTCGTGGCCGTCCTCCCCGAAGGCCAGCGCACCCGGAACGCCTCCACGGAGGCCGACCGCACGGTGTGGATCCGCCCGGAGGAGGCCGCCGCCGGGTACGACAAGGGCGAGCTGCTGATGATGCCGCCCACCATCAGCACCCTGCGCCGGCTGCTGCCCTACGCCACCGCCGCGGAGGCCCTCGCCGCGGCTCCCGCGGGCGACATGACCCCGGTACTGGCGAGCGCGCGCCTGGAGGACGGGGAGATCGTGCTGTCCTGGCCGGGACACGACGAGTTCACCAAGCACATCCCGGCATCGGGGACGGCAGCCGCGCCGGCCGCCCGGACGACCGCCGGAGGCCCCGCATGA
- a CDS encoding MBL fold metallo-hydrolase encodes MTDAATLPGQPRGGVLSGPATERAVNVLAPNASVMTLDGTNTWIVAEPDSELAVVIDPGPLDDGHLQNVVDTAERAGKRVALTLLTHGHPDHAEGAGRFAELTGTRVRALDPALRLGDEGLAAGDVIALGGLELRVVPTPGHTADSLSFHLPADRAVLTGDTVLGRGTTVVAHPDGRLGDYLDSLRRLRSLTVDDGVHTVLPGHGPVLEDAQGAVEFYLAHRAHRLAQVESAVENGYLSPGEVVAHVYADVDRSLWPAAELSVRAQMDYLTDHGLI; translated from the coding sequence ATGACCGACGCGGCAACTCTGCCCGGCCAGCCCCGGGGCGGTGTCCTCTCGGGTCCCGCGACCGAACGGGCCGTCAACGTACTTGCGCCCAACGCCTCCGTGATGACCCTGGACGGCACCAACACCTGGATCGTCGCCGAACCGGACTCCGAGCTGGCCGTGGTGATCGACCCGGGCCCGCTGGACGACGGCCACCTGCAAAACGTCGTCGACACCGCCGAGCGGGCCGGCAAGCGCGTCGCCCTCACCCTGCTCACCCACGGCCATCCCGACCACGCCGAGGGCGCCGGCCGCTTCGCCGAACTGACGGGCACGCGCGTGCGTGCCCTGGACCCGGCGCTGCGGCTGGGCGACGAGGGCCTGGCCGCCGGGGACGTGATCGCGCTCGGCGGCCTGGAGCTGAGGGTCGTACCGACCCCCGGGCACACCGCGGACTCCCTGAGCTTCCATCTTCCGGCCGACCGCGCCGTGCTGACCGGGGACACCGTCCTCGGACGCGGTACGACCGTCGTGGCCCATCCCGACGGCCGCCTGGGGGACTACCTGGACTCCCTGCGCCGCCTGCGGTCCCTGACCGTGGACGACGGCGTGCACACCGTCCTGCCGGGCCACGGGCCGGTCCTGGAGGACGCCCAGGGCGCCGTGGAGTTCTACCTCGCCCACCGCGCCCACCGCCTCGCCCAGGTCGAGTCGGCCGTGGAGAACGGCTACCTCAGCCCCGGCGAGGTCGTCGCCCACGTGTACGCCGACGTGGACCGCTCCCTGTGGCCCGCGGCCGAGCTGTCGGTGCGGGCGCAGATGGACTACCTCACCGACCACGGGCTGATCTGA